The DNA segment CGTTTCCGGCTTCTTTCTGTTTCTCGACTTCATCAGCGCTTTGATCATCCAACTGGGCGATCAGGCCATCCAGGCCACGAAGGCTTACCAGGACACGCGACACCCTTTCGTGCCTTGGGTGATCAAGTTCGTCAATGATGAACGCTTTCATGCCGAGATTCTGGCGAAGTTCGAGAGCCTTTGGAACGATTCCGTTTGAGCAGGACCAGCCCGTATGCGCAAGGAATATGGCCAAGCACTCAGGACGTTGTTTGCCGCCGAAATGCGGCGGGTGGTCCCGAACTTCGAGGCCGTCAAGGTCAAGTCCGTGTACTTCTGGCCAGGGGATCGCGCGTAATCTCTGGGGACAGGAGGATCGGTGGTGGGTCATCAGGGAATTCAAGCTGCGGCTGACGGTCGCTGAGCTTGAGGCCGATCTTCAGCCGATCCCCGACGTCGAGGCGAAGGCCGGCGTGGCGCCGTGCGTCATCGAGGCCGTCAGCCGGATCCGGGCGGTCGGGATTCCCTACCTGGAGGAACTCGTCCGCGTAGAGACTGGAGTGTCTGAGTAAATCACAATTCGTTGAAGCGGATCTAGTGCATGAGCAGCAGATTGGTGAACGGGTGGTGATTCTTCCAGCGGTAAGTATCGAAATCGCGCTGATCGGTGGAGAGGATGCGTCCGTGTCCCAAATGCTCGGCGAGGATGACCAGAGAAGCATCGGCCAGATCCATCGGCAGGTTGGCGTATTGGCGCATCAGAGCCGTCAGTCGCGGCAGATGGTGAGTCTCCAGCGCAAAGAGCGAGAACGTCCCCAGTGTCTGCCGTTCGATGAACGTGGCAGCCTGGGCTTGTCCCACCTGGCGTTGCAGCAAATAACAGGTTTCGGTGAGAACGGGCCAGGTGGTCACCAATCCCTCGCGCACGGACAGCAACGCCTGACGGGCCGCATCATGGAACTGATCCTTACCGTCGAACAGCGCCAACCAAAATCCCGTGTCGGCGATGATCATTCCTGGCCCCACAGTCGTTGCTTATAGTCGATCGACAGTCGACCGTCGCCCTCAATGCAGCCGATCAGTCCGGCTTCGTCCAGCAATCGATAAGCGCGCTGTCCCTCAGTTTCAGGAGCCGCTAGGGCTTGTTCGTCCAGTGCGCGCGCAAGGATCTCGGCCACCAACTCCGACAGCGGCTGATTGGAGCGTTGTTGCAGCTCCAGGAGACGCCGAGCATGGCGGTCGTCGAGTTCGGTTTCGATGTGCATGGTATTCAGACCTCCAGATTCAGCGCGCCCATGGACGCGGCACATGCCTTCAGTCGCTCGAAGACGCAGTGTATATTCAGTCTTGAGTCCAAGCCAGTCTACGTCCTTCCAATCCAGGACCGACATGGGAGATCAGGACGCATTTGGACGGTCCGGCGCGTTTCGCTCGTCCCTGATCGCAGACCATGCCATCATCCGGGCCGGATGGCTCGGACTGTCAGAATGGAGTGAGCGACGATGGCCTACAACGAATCGGAAACCCGCTTCTATCTCATCGATCCGGTGTTGCGCGCCAAGGCCTCAAGCGCGCAAAGAAGGCCGATCCCAAGGCCGACGTACTCGCCGCCCTGGAATCACGCCTCCGTCGCTGGGAGAAAGCTGCGCGCGACCCGGAGGCACGCATCGCCGACATCGACGCCGGCGTGTTCGATCTCAAGGCGGTCAATCCCAACGCACTCGCCAAGAGCGACGAGCGCACGCCCGAGGCCATCCTCGACAGTATCGGACAGCAGGGGCGCCTCGTGGCGGAATCCCTGGCGACACTGCGCGCCTGGCTGGCCGACCCAGGTTGACGGTCAGCCGGCTGATCGACTAGAAGCAATGGATCCGTTGTAAGCTGTATGGGTGATCCATGTCACCACAACGGAATGAAACGTCATGAGCCATGCTTCCACTGACGGGCCGTTCGGATACCCACACAGCGATCTGGTACTCGATCGCTTGCCCTTGGGTGTCGTCTTCCAGGATGCACAGGGCGAGATCCGGGTCGCCAATCCGGCCGCCGAGCGGATTCTCGGACTGTCTCTGGACCAGATGTGCGGTGTCCGCTTGATCGATCCCCGATGGCGCGCCATGCACGAGGACGGTTCGCCCTTCCCCGGCGAGCAGCATCCCGCCATGATCACCCTGCGCACGGGCGAACCCGTGCGCGACGTGGTCATGGGCGTGTTCAATCCCCAGCACGAGGCTTACACCTGGATCAAGATCGGCACATGGCCGGTCCGGAACCCGGCCGGCGGCGTGCTCGAAGGCGTCTACGCCTTCTTCGAAGACATCACGGGGCAAAAAACCACTCAGCAGCAGGAAGCCGTCTCGGAAGCGCACTTTCACACCGTCTTTGCGGCGATGTCCGAGGGGCTGGCTCTACATCGGCTGGTGTATGACAACACCGGTCATCCCGTGGATTATCGCATTCTCGACGTCAACCCGGCCTTTACCACCCAGACCGGGCTCGCGCGGGAGGCGGTGGTCGGTCGGCTTGGCTCGGAGGCTTACGGCACCGGCTCGGCCCCCTTTCTCGAACGCTATGCCCAGGTCGCCCGAACGGGGCAGGCCCAGGTTTTCGAGCACTATTTCGAACCCTTGGGCCGTTACTTCCACATCAGCGTCTTCTGCCCCGCGCCGGGACACTTCGGGACCGTCTTCCAGGACATCACCGAACGCAAGCACACCGAAGCCTCGCTGCAACGCCAGCGCACCATGCTGGCGCGCACCGAGCGGATCGCGCATGTCGGCAGTTGGGAATGGGAGATCTCGACCGACACCGTGACCTGGTCCGACGAATTGTTCCGCATCTTTCAGCGTGACCCGGAGCAGGGCGCTCCATCCTACGCCGAGCATCCGCAGTTGTATGAACCCGAAGACATGCAGCGGTTGCATGCGGTGGTGGCGGAGGCCCTTGAGCATGGCACCTCCTACACTGTGGAACTCAGGGCCATTCGCCGGGACGGCGCGATCCGGATCTGCAAGGCTCATGGTGAGGTACAGCGGGATACGGACGGGCGGATTACGCATCTGATCGGTGCGTTTCAGGACATCACGGAGCAGAAGCAGGCCGAGGCCGAACTCGAGCGTTATCGCCAGGAGCTCGAATCCCTGGTGGAACAGCGGACGGCGGCCTTGCAGCAGAGCAACGATCAGCTTGCACATACGCAGTTCGCGATAGATCGGGCGGGCATCGGCATCGCCTGGAGCAAGGCGGACACCGGACGATTCATCTATGCCAACGACGAAATCTGTCGTCAGCTCGGGTATACGCATGACGAACTCATGGCGCTGACTGTCAGTGACATCAATCCCGAATTTTCGCCCGCCGCATTGCGGCAATTGACCGCCGAAATGCGAACCGGAGATAGCCTCAAGCGGGTCGAGAGCGTACATCGACGCAAGGACCAGTCCATTTACCCTGTGGCCCTCACCGTCTATCTGCATCACGTGGGCGACGCGGAATGGCTCATCGCCTTCACCGAAGACATCACCGCACGCAAGGCCGCCGAGGCCGAGCTGATCCAGGCCCGCGACGCCGCCGAGAGCGCCAATCGGGCCAAGAGCGCCTTTCTCGCCAACATGAGCCATGAGATCCGCACCCCGCTCAATGCCGTGCTCGGCATGGTGCATCTCATGCGGCAGGAGACCCTCATCCCGGCCCAGGCCAAGCGCCTGGACAAGATCGAGGTCGCTGGGCGTCATCTGCTCGATCTCATCAACGCGGTTCTCGACCTCTCCAAGATCGAGTCCGACAAGCTGACGTTGGATGAGACGGAGGTCCACATCGACGCCATCATGCGCAATCTCGTCGCCATGCTCTCCGATCGGTTATCCGAGAAGAATCTCAAACTCCGTATCCAGCTCAAGGCCTGTCCGCCCGACCTGCTCGGTGATCCCACCCGACTCCAACAGGCGCTGCTGAACTATGCGACCAACGCCATCAAGTTCACCAAGACCGGTTCCATCACCCTGCGCGTCTTCCCCGAGGCGGATCTGGGCGACAGCGTGGTCGTGCGCTTCGAGGTCGAGGACACCGGCATCGGGATCGCTCCGGAGCGTCTGCGCTGTTTGTTCACTGAATTCGAGCAGGCGGATACCTCGATCACCCGCCGGTACGGCGGCACCGGGCTCGGGCTGGCACTGACCAAACGACTGGCCCAGTTGATGGGGGGCGAGGCCGGAGCGATCAGTACGCCCGATGTCGGAAGCACCTTCTGGTTCACGGCACGCCTGCGCCGAGGGAAGGCGCCCGCCGCCGTCACCCAGGATGCGCCCGAGTTCGAAGCCTTGGATCGCGCCAAGCTGACGCATTGCTGTGCGGGAAGACGCCTGCTGCTCGTCGAGGACGAGCCGATCAACCGCGAGATCACCCTGGAACTCATCGCCGACCTGGGTTTGCAGATCGATAGCGCCGAGAACGGCGCCGAGGCGCTGGAGTTGGTGCGACAACACCTCTATGACCTCATCCTGATGGACATGCAGATGCCCGTCATGGATGGACTGGAGGCCACGTACCGAATCCGCCGACTTCCGGAAGCCGCTCAGGTGCCCATCATCGCCATGACCGCCAACGCCTTCGCAGAAGACCGGGCGCGCTGTCTGGAGGCGGGCATGAACGATTTCCTCACCAAGCCGGTCAAGCCGGAACGGCTGACGGCGGTCATCCGGCACTGGCTCTCGCGACCGACTCCGGATTCATGAGTGCGCGATCCGGTTAGCCCCTCTCCCCTGGCGGGAGAGGGGGGCAGGGGACCGCAACGCCCCAATTGCCTTATGAGCCGTTATCCGTGCTTGGCGTACCCGATGGCCTCCAGCGCCTGCTGGATCTCGCCGAGGATGGCCGGATCGTCGATGGTCGCCGGCAGGTTGTAGTCCTTGCCGTCGGCGATGGCCTTCATGGTGCCGCGCAGGATCTTGCCCGAGCGGGTCTTGGGCAGACGCTCGACGATGGCCACCGTCTTGAAGGCCGCCACCGGGCCGATCTGATCGCGCACCAGGTCGACCAGCTCCTTGATCAGCGTCTTCTTGTCGCGATCGACGCCCGACTTGAGCACCACCAGACCCAGCGGCAGCTCGCCCTTGAGCTGATCCGCTGCGCCGATGACGGCGCACTCGGCCACGTCCGGATGCGAGGCCAGCACCGCCTCCATGCCGCCCGTCGACAGCCGATGTCCGGCGACATTGATGATGTCGTCGATGCGGCTCATGACGAAGATATAGCCGTCCTCGTCCATGTAGCCCGCATCGCCGGTCAGATAGTAGCCGGGCTGTGTGGACAGATAGGACTGCACGAAGCGCGCGTCATTGCCCCAGAGCGTGGTCAGACAGCCGGGCGGCATCGGCAGCTTGATCAGGATGCGTCCGATGTCGCCGGGCTGGACCGGCTCGCCCTCGTCATTGAGCACGCGCACGTCGTAGCCGGGCACGGCGCGGGTCGGCGAACCGGGCTTGACCGGCAGCGGCTCAATGCCCAGACAGTTGGCGGCAATCGCCCAGCCGGTCTCGGTCTGCCACCAGTGATCGATCACGGGCACGTTGAGCGTGCGCTGCGCCCATTCGAGCGTGTCCGGGTCGCAACGCTCACCGGCGAGGAACAGCGAACGGAAGCGCCCGAGATCATAGCGCTTGAGATGTTCGGCCTTGGGGTCTTCGCGCTTGATGGCGCGGAAGGCGGTGGGCGCGGTGAAGAGCACCGAGACCCGGTGCTCCTGGATCACGCGCCAGAAGGCGCCGGCATCCGGGGTGCCGACCGGCTTGCCCTCATAGACGATGGTGGTGCAGCCCATCAGCAGCGGCGCATAGACGATATAGGAATGCCCGACTACCCAGCCGACGTCCGAGGCGGCCCAGAAGACCTCGCCCGGCTCGACGTTGTAGACATGGCGCATGCTCCAGGCCAGGGCGACCGCGTGACCGCCGTTGTCGCGCACCACGCCCTTGGGCTGACCCGTGGTGCCCGAGGTGTAGAGGATGTAGAGCGGATCCGTGGCCTCGACCGGGACGCAGTCGGCGGGTTCGGCGTCGGCCATGGCCTCGGCCCAGCTCAGGTCGCGCCCCTCGATCAGCACGCCCAATTCCTGCGGGCGTTGCAGGATGACGCAGTGTTCCGGCTTGTGCGCGGCCTGATCGATGGCCGAGTCCAGCAGCGGTTTGTAGTGAACGATGCGGTTGGTCTCGATGCCGCACGAACCGGCGACCATGACCCTGGGCTTGGCGTCGTCGATGCGGGTGGCCAGCTCATGCGCCGAGAAGCCGCCGAAGACCACCGAATGGATGGCGCCGATGCGCGCGCAGCCGAGCATGGCTACCAGCGCCTCGGGCACCATCGGCATATAGATGATGACCCGATCGCCTTTCTCGACGCCGAGCGACTTCAGCACCCCGGCGAAACGCGCGACCTGATCCTGCAACTCGGCATAGGTGATGACGGTCTTCGAGTCCGTGACCGGGCTGTCGTGGATGATCGCCGGCTGATCGCCGCGTCCGGCCTTCACATGGCGGTCGACGGCGTTGTAACAGGTATTGAGTCGACCGCCCTTGAACCAGCGGTAGAAGGGCGGATTGGAGTCGTCCAGTACCTGGTCCCAGGGTCGATCCCAGTCGATCAGCCCGGCGGCCTCGGCCCAGAACGCCGACGGATCCCGCATCGAGCGGTCATAGAGGGTTTGGTAGCCCATTTGTCGTTCTCCGATGGTGGCACAACAGTGATGGGGCGCCCTGGGACATGGCTATCCCAAGGGGCACCTTTGGGATAGCACTCGACCGAACGGCTCGCGACGCTCCAATCAGCGCGCAGCGATGGCCGCGAAGGTGTCGGCGGCGGCGTCGAGCGTCGCCTGGAGGTGATCATCCGTGTGCATGATCGAGACGAAGCCCGCCTCGAACGCCGAGGGCGCCAGATAGACGCCGCGCTCCAACATGCCGTGGAAGAAGGCCTTGAACCGATCCTGATTGCAGGCGGTGGCCTGCTCGTAGTTCGTCACCTGCTGATCGGTAAAGAAGATCCCGAACATGCCGCCGGCCTGGTTGGTGGTCAGCGCAATGCCGGCGGCCGCGGCGCGCTCACGCAGACCGGTCATCAGGGTCGTCACCTTGGCTGACAGCTGGTCGTAGAAACCGGGGGCCGAGATCAGTTCCAGGGTCTTGAGACCGGCGGCCATGGCGATCGGGTTGCCCGACAGGGTACCGGCCTGATAGACCGGACCGAGCGGCGACAGACGCGACATGATCTCCTGCTTGCCGCCGAAGGCGCCGACCGGCATGCCGCCGCCGATGACCTTGCCGAGCGCGGTCAGGTCGGGCTTGATGCCGTAATGCGCCTGAGCGCCGCCGAGCGCGACGCGGAAGCCGGTCATGACCTCGTCGAAGATCAGCACCGAACCGTACTGGTCACAGACCTCGCGCAGACCTTCCAGGAAGCCGGGCACGGGCGGGATGCAGTTCATGTTGCCGGCGACCGGCTCGACGATGAT comes from the Allochromatium tepidum genome and includes:
- a CDS encoding type II toxin-antitoxin system VapC family toxin, which codes for MIIADTGFWLALFDGKDQFHDAARQALLSVREGLVTTWPVLTETCYLLQRQVGQAQAATFIERQTLGTFSLFALETHHLPRLTALMRQYANLPMDLADASLVILAEHLGHGRILSTDQRDFDTYRWKNHHPFTNLLLMH
- a CDS encoding PAS domain S-box protein, producing the protein MSHASTDGPFGYPHSDLVLDRLPLGVVFQDAQGEIRVANPAAERILGLSLDQMCGVRLIDPRWRAMHEDGSPFPGEQHPAMITLRTGEPVRDVVMGVFNPQHEAYTWIKIGTWPVRNPAGGVLEGVYAFFEDITGQKTTQQQEAVSEAHFHTVFAAMSEGLALHRLVYDNTGHPVDYRILDVNPAFTTQTGLAREAVVGRLGSEAYGTGSAPFLERYAQVARTGQAQVFEHYFEPLGRYFHISVFCPAPGHFGTVFQDITERKHTEASLQRQRTMLARTERIAHVGSWEWEISTDTVTWSDELFRIFQRDPEQGAPSYAEHPQLYEPEDMQRLHAVVAEALEHGTSYTVELRAIRRDGAIRICKAHGEVQRDTDGRITHLIGAFQDITEQKQAEAELERYRQELESLVEQRTAALQQSNDQLAHTQFAIDRAGIGIAWSKADTGRFIYANDEICRQLGYTHDELMALTVSDINPEFSPAALRQLTAEMRTGDSLKRVESVHRRKDQSIYPVALTVYLHHVGDAEWLIAFTEDITARKAAEAELIQARDAAESANRAKSAFLANMSHEIRTPLNAVLGMVHLMRQETLIPAQAKRLDKIEVAGRHLLDLINAVLDLSKIESDKLTLDETEVHIDAIMRNLVAMLSDRLSEKNLKLRIQLKACPPDLLGDPTRLQQALLNYATNAIKFTKTGSITLRVFPEADLGDSVVVRFEVEDTGIGIAPERLRCLFTEFEQADTSITRRYGGTGLGLALTKRLAQLMGGEAGAISTPDVGSTFWFTARLRRGKAPAAVTQDAPEFEALDRAKLTHCCAGRRLLLVEDEPINREITLELIADLGLQIDSAENGAEALELVRQHLYDLILMDMQMPVMDGLEATYRIRRLPEAAQVPIIAMTANAFAEDRARCLEAGMNDFLTKPVKPERLTAVIRHWLSRPTPDS
- a CDS encoding propionyl-CoA synthetase, whose translation is MGYQTLYDRSMRDPSAFWAEAAGLIDWDRPWDQVLDDSNPPFYRWFKGGRLNTCYNAVDRHVKAGRGDQPAIIHDSPVTDSKTVITYAELQDQVARFAGVLKSLGVEKGDRVIIYMPMVPEALVAMLGCARIGAIHSVVFGGFSAHELATRIDDAKPRVMVAGSCGIETNRIVHYKPLLDSAIDQAAHKPEHCVILQRPQELGVLIEGRDLSWAEAMADAEPADCVPVEATDPLYILYTSGTTGQPKGVVRDNGGHAVALAWSMRHVYNVEPGEVFWAASDVGWVVGHSYIVYAPLLMGCTTIVYEGKPVGTPDAGAFWRVIQEHRVSVLFTAPTAFRAIKREDPKAEHLKRYDLGRFRSLFLAGERCDPDTLEWAQRTLNVPVIDHWWQTETGWAIAANCLGIEPLPVKPGSPTRAVPGYDVRVLNDEGEPVQPGDIGRILIKLPMPPGCLTTLWGNDARFVQSYLSTQPGYYLTGDAGYMDEDGYIFVMSRIDDIINVAGHRLSTGGMEAVLASHPDVAECAVIGAADQLKGELPLGLVVLKSGVDRDKKTLIKELVDLVRDQIGPVAAFKTVAIVERLPKTRSGKILRGTMKAIADGKDYNLPATIDDPAILGEIQQALEAIGYAKHG
- the hemL gene encoding glutamate-1-semialdehyde 2,1-aminomutase, encoding MSRSHDLFAAAQRHIPGGVNSPVRAFRGVGGDPVFFESASGPHAIDADGKCYIDYVGSWGPMILGHAHPEVLAAVRERLDKGLSFGAPTELETVMADKVCELVPSMDMVRMVSSGTEATMSALRLARGYTGRDKIVKFEGCYHGHADSLLVKAGSGALTFGEPSSPGVPAALAELTITLRYNDLAQVRETFAEIGSEIACIIVEPVAGNMNCIPPVPGFLEGLREVCDQYGSVLIFDEVMTGFRVALGGAQAHYGIKPDLTALGKVIGGGMPVGAFGGKQEIMSRLSPLGPVYQAGTLSGNPIAMAAGLKTLELISAPGFYDQLSAKVTTLMTGLRERAAAAGIALTTNQAGGMFGIFFTDQQVTNYEQATACNQDRFKAFFHGMLERGVYLAPSAFEAGFVSIMHTDDHLQATLDAAADTFAAIAAR